Proteins encoded in a region of the Streptomyces sp. NBC_01471 genome:
- a CDS encoding DHH family phosphoesterase: MSTLHTVDDHSLTDEDTDLFELLCRRRDWSDQYLKEIESTEHDELLDLAEMVEALHDARTTGKKITIAPDFDMDGIASGVLGYAGLAELGFNVELHLPDYRRGHELAPEDIAEIHAKWPDTRVLLTCDGGVNSHRGVAAARALGWTTLVTDHHEELAPGSTADVTVDPCRIHETYAHTGICGAHVLYQVIEAYARVHRTVKLWEIRLLRLFAGLGTVSDVMPVLYENRQLVRDAISIARLLRVAAPKTIPNPWGGFDADPDAIDVEQSILMQLLRTEPHHPVFLRTFEGFAIVLKAFAQIGKIRDLDDLDEGFFGFYLAPAMNSPRRTEASLEPCFQVFTAAGADEKLKAAHQVIETNELRKQLVIKHMKELGTGEQPLAPWVYFSDAYPGMYGLLANQMMERNGHPVVVVNRPAGADDFVSGSGRAPGWFNIINSLEPYDGLSAIGHQQACGVRVAKAKKLGDLVTVLQEATQVALLAVSTDGPNGDLVLGPDDDCDAGLEDLQPLFELVRRTEGLKPFGHGFTAPVVEIAIEPLGLRVDRIGSESQHLRLVTRSGLSCLWWNVAEEKYEVLQSLGRRASRTELGTLRFVASLQLNTFRGDTRVQAVIGEQITTAA, translated from the coding sequence ATGTCCACGCTTCATACCGTCGACGACCATTCGCTCACCGACGAGGACACCGACCTCTTCGAGCTGCTGTGCCGGCGCCGGGATTGGTCGGACCAGTATCTGAAGGAGATCGAATCCACCGAGCATGATGAACTCCTGGACCTGGCCGAGATGGTCGAAGCCCTTCATGACGCCCGGACCACGGGTAAGAAGATCACCATCGCCCCCGACTTCGACATGGATGGCATCGCTTCCGGCGTCCTCGGCTACGCGGGCCTGGCCGAGCTCGGCTTCAATGTTGAGCTGCACCTGCCCGACTACCGCCGAGGCCACGAGCTCGCGCCCGAGGACATCGCCGAGATCCACGCGAAGTGGCCCGACACACGGGTTCTGCTCACCTGCGACGGGGGAGTGAACTCCCACCGCGGCGTCGCGGCCGCGCGCGCCCTGGGCTGGACGACGCTGGTGACCGATCACCATGAGGAGCTCGCGCCGGGCTCGACCGCGGACGTCACCGTCGACCCGTGCCGGATCCACGAGACCTACGCCCACACTGGGATCTGCGGTGCCCACGTGCTCTACCAGGTGATTGAGGCCTACGCCCGCGTACACCGGACCGTGAAACTCTGGGAGATCCGCCTGCTGCGCCTGTTCGCCGGCCTCGGCACTGTCTCCGACGTCATGCCCGTGCTGTACGAGAACCGTCAGCTGGTGCGTGACGCGATCTCGATCGCCCGGCTGCTGCGCGTCGCCGCGCCGAAGACGATTCCCAATCCCTGGGGCGGGTTCGACGCTGACCCCGATGCCATCGACGTCGAGCAGTCGATCCTGATGCAACTCTTGCGCACTGAGCCCCACCACCCCGTATTCCTGCGGACCTTCGAGGGCTTCGCGATCGTGCTCAAGGCCTTCGCTCAGATCGGCAAGATCCGCGATCTCGACGACCTCGACGAGGGCTTCTTCGGTTTTTACCTTGCCCCGGCGATGAACAGCCCGCGGCGCACGGAGGCCTCGCTGGAGCCGTGCTTCCAGGTATTCACGGCCGCCGGCGCTGACGAGAAGCTCAAGGCCGCCCACCAGGTGATCGAGACCAACGAGCTGCGCAAACAGCTAGTCATCAAGCACATGAAAGAACTCGGCACTGGGGAGCAGCCGTTGGCCCCGTGGGTGTACTTCTCGGACGCTTACCCGGGCATGTACGGGCTGCTGGCCAACCAGATGATGGAGCGTAACGGTCATCCGGTAGTCGTGGTGAACCGGCCCGCCGGTGCCGACGACTTCGTCTCGGGCTCCGGTCGCGCGCCGGGATGGTTCAACATCATCAACAGCCTGGAACCCTATGACGGGCTGAGCGCTATCGGGCACCAGCAGGCCTGCGGCGTCCGCGTCGCGAAAGCCAAGAAGCTGGGCGACCTCGTCACGGTGCTGCAGGAGGCGACTCAGGTCGCCCTGCTCGCCGTCAGCACCGATGGCCCGAACGGTGATCTCGTGCTCGGCCCGGACGACGACTGCGACGCCGGCCTCGAGGACCTGCAGCCGTTGTTCGAGCTGGTGCGCCGGACCGAGGGGCTCAAGCCCTTCGGTCACGGCTTCACCGCCCCGGTCGTCGAGATCGCGATCGAGCCCCTGGGCCTACGCGTGGACCGGATCGGATCCGAATCGCAGCACCTGCGCCTGGTCACCCGGTCCGGCCTGTCCTGCCTGTGGTGGAACGTCGCCGAGGAGAAGTACGAGGTGCTCCAGAGCCTGGGGCGGCGCGCCAGCCGTACCGAGCTGGGAACGCTGCGCTTCGTGGCCTCGCTGCAGCTGAATACCTTCCGCGGTGACACCCGGGTACAGGCCGTTATCGGCGAGCAGATCACCACGGCTGCGTGA
- a CDS encoding lysostaphin resistance A-like protein translates to MAASPIISHLLSIAWCVLVPLAVVAVYLGLGTGAVLLVGEPVLATAALGMLVVVLVGATRILRPAWLAHAAAPCPKRETPGFGWTVLGCAALAFLAGQSLALWIYRTAGSTGFDASNQTRHAAGAVATLLLTLVAAPVGEEFLFRGLIYPLLRKRMGVPVSALVSAVVFGLLHGNAVQFASTLPLAVLLALLYERTRALWLCVLLHLGFNLTATLAPAQAMGALANPVSAMFLCLAFAGCSVGLYRRVASGTPPGAVPGTGDESVMP, encoded by the coding sequence ATGGCGGCGTCACCGATCATTTCGCATCTGCTCAGCATCGCCTGGTGCGTCCTCGTGCCGTTGGCCGTCGTCGCTGTCTACCTCGGCCTCGGGACGGGCGCGGTCCTCCTCGTCGGGGAGCCGGTCCTCGCGACCGCTGCTCTGGGCATGCTCGTCGTGGTCCTCGTGGGCGCGACGAGGATCCTGCGGCCGGCGTGGCTCGCGCATGCAGCGGCCCCATGCCCGAAGAGAGAGACCCCCGGCTTCGGATGGACCGTCCTGGGCTGTGCAGCCCTGGCCTTCCTCGCCGGCCAGTCACTGGCCTTGTGGATCTACCGCACGGCCGGATCCACCGGCTTCGACGCCTCGAACCAGACCAGGCACGCGGCCGGAGCGGTGGCAACTCTTCTGCTCACCCTCGTCGCGGCGCCGGTGGGGGAGGAATTCCTGTTCCGAGGGTTGATCTACCCGTTGCTGCGCAAGCGGATGGGCGTCCCCGTCTCAGCGCTGGTCTCTGCCGTGGTGTTCGGCTTGCTGCACGGCAATGCCGTGCAGTTCGCCTCGACCCTGCCGCTGGCGGTACTCCTGGCCCTGCTCTACGAACGCACGCGCGCACTGTGGCTCTGTGTGCTCCTGCACCTGGGCTTCAATCTCACCGCGACCCTCGCTCCGGCGCAGGCGATGGGCGCTCTGGCGAACCCGGTCTCTGCGATGTTCCTGTGCCTGGCATTTGCCGGGTGTTCTGTGGGGCTCTACCGGCGGGTCGCCAGCGGGACCCCGCCGGGCGCAGTCCCGGGCACGGGAGACGAGTCCGTGATGCCGTAA
- a CDS encoding phage/plasmid primase, P4 family: protein MTPPDAPTSLPADGCIAGPRTNPVADVLSSVMKYFSGRDDMAPQNEIITYVTAVYLDHIDLDTPPTPRVLEKQLLAIVNGVCKSENFKAATATERLPLLRCLTYWQVAQILLRLHHVIRIAPNAKDTDREYDLLAMYQANGRARGTYTTSEDDIRTAVRMYNTQLTLKEFAEVLAVLREDSPRRHQSTNRDFIAARNGIVFYGTEPLDVTVFGKDFHFEPKQVHPFDPAIVLLTKNDVDYVDDAPQQIITHPEDGNWDVVSWIEELFDQPGDEGLADLIWEIIGAIIRPHVRWGKTAWFYSEQGNNGKGTLCALMRNLVGSGAHTSIPLSDFGKDFALEPLVRANAIIVDENDVGTFIDKAANLKAIVTNDVIQINRKYRMPIAYQFFGFMVQCLNEFPRVKDKSESFYRRQQFVPFTKSFTGAEKKYIKDDYLQRPEVLEYVFWHAINRAGTSSPGDYYQLSEPVATKAVLAEYKEANDPVRAFWEEFRGRLVWDLAPFTFLYDLYKAWFTDVSPSGSPVGNKQFITDLVAIVRPDALWHCPDKTRKIRPGPMMSSPEPLIAEYELKKWANPSNNGSNALKTSQPKLQLSASYRGLLRQTGAPAPTDGTTAEED from the coding sequence ATGACGCCTCCTGATGCCCCCACGTCTCTACCTGCCGACGGCTGCATCGCCGGACCGCGCACCAACCCCGTCGCCGACGTCCTGTCCAGCGTCATGAAGTACTTCTCGGGCCGCGACGACATGGCTCCGCAGAACGAGATCATCACGTACGTCACTGCGGTCTACCTCGATCACATCGATCTAGACACCCCTCCGACGCCTCGCGTCCTGGAGAAGCAGCTGCTGGCGATCGTCAATGGCGTCTGCAAGTCGGAGAACTTCAAAGCGGCCACCGCCACCGAGAGGCTGCCGCTGCTGCGGTGTCTGACGTACTGGCAGGTCGCGCAGATCTTGCTGCGTCTGCACCACGTCATCCGCATCGCACCTAACGCCAAGGACACCGACCGCGAGTACGACCTGCTGGCGATGTACCAGGCCAACGGCCGCGCGCGCGGAACGTATACCACCAGCGAGGACGACATCCGCACCGCGGTTCGCATGTACAACACCCAGTTGACCCTCAAGGAATTCGCCGAGGTCCTCGCCGTTCTGCGCGAGGACAGCCCGCGCCGGCACCAGAGCACGAACCGTGACTTCATCGCCGCGCGCAACGGCATCGTCTTCTACGGCACCGAACCACTGGACGTCACGGTCTTCGGCAAGGACTTCCACTTCGAGCCCAAGCAGGTCCACCCCTTCGACCCCGCTATCGTGCTGCTGACCAAGAATGATGTCGATTATGTGGACGACGCCCCGCAGCAGATCATCACGCACCCCGAGGACGGAAACTGGGACGTCGTTTCCTGGATCGAGGAGCTCTTCGACCAGCCTGGTGACGAGGGTCTCGCCGATCTGATCTGGGAGATCATCGGCGCGATCATCCGGCCGCACGTGCGCTGGGGCAAGACCGCCTGGTTCTACTCGGAGCAGGGCAACAACGGCAAGGGCACGCTCTGCGCGCTCATGCGCAATCTGGTCGGCAGCGGTGCGCACACCTCGATCCCGCTCTCGGACTTCGGCAAGGACTTTGCGCTCGAACCGCTGGTGCGCGCCAACGCGATCATCGTCGACGAGAATGACGTCGGCACCTTCATCGACAAGGCGGCCAACCTGAAGGCGATCGTGACCAACGACGTCATCCAGATCAACCGCAAGTACCGGATGCCGATCGCCTACCAGTTCTTCGGCTTCATGGTCCAGTGCCTGAACGAGTTTCCGCGCGTGAAGGACAAGTCCGAGTCGTTTTACCGGCGGCAGCAATTCGTGCCCTTCACCAAGAGCTTCACCGGAGCCGAGAAGAAGTACATCAAGGACGACTACCTCCAGCGCCCCGAGGTCCTGGAGTACGTCTTCTGGCACGCGATCAACCGCGCCGGCACGTCCTCTCCGGGGGACTACTACCAGCTCTCCGAGCCGGTAGCGACCAAGGCGGTCCTGGCCGAGTACAAGGAGGCCAACGACCCCGTGCGCGCCTTCTGGGAGGAGTTCCGCGGCCGGCTGGTCTGGGATCTGGCACCGTTCACGTTCCTCTACGACCTGTACAAGGCCTGGTTCACCGACGTCTCGCCCTCGGGCTCGCCGGTCGGCAACAAGCAGTTCATCACCGACCTGGTCGCCATCGTCCGGCCGGATGCCCTGTGGCACTGCCCGGACAAGACCCGCAAGATCCGACCCGGCCCGATGATGAGCAGCCCCGAGCCGCTCATCGCCGAGTACGAGCTGAAGAAGTGGGCGAACCCGAGCAACAACGGCAGCAATGCGCTGAAGACATCCCAGCCGAAGCTGCAGCTGTCCGCCAGCTACCGCGGCCTGCTCCGGCAGACGGGCGCGCCGGCCCCGACCGACGGCACGACCGCCGAAGAGGACTGA
- a CDS encoding VRR-NUC domain-containing protein, whose amino-acid sequence MTSPRERVIEDYLLAQCRAHGFLCLKFVSPARGGVPDRIVVALGRVVFVEVKRPGGRLRKLQQLMHAKLRCHGAEVHVVDDMPGVDTFIAHLLQSPSD is encoded by the coding sequence ATGACGTCCCCGCGTGAGCGGGTCATCGAGGACTACCTCCTGGCCCAGTGCCGGGCACACGGCTTCCTGTGTCTGAAGTTCGTCTCGCCGGCCCGCGGGGGAGTGCCCGACCGGATCGTCGTTGCCCTGGGCCGCGTTGTGTTCGTCGAGGTCAAGCGCCCTGGCGGCCGGCTGCGGAAGCTGCAGCAGCTCATGCACGCCAAGTTGCGTTGTCACGGAGCTGAAGTCCACGTCGTTGACGACATGCCGGGCGTCGACACGTTCATCGCGCACCTCCTCCAGTCTCCATCCGATTAA